The nucleotide sequence ttatttttttatatttgaggTTTTTGTGTCAAATCATCAATGCTTtgaattaaaacaataaatagtTAGATATATGCTTAATTATACTTGAGCAAAAGATTGTTGTTATTATATGGAATAAAATGATAGATGACTTCTTTTAAAAATTGCAGTATTCTGCGTGTGGGACTACGACGTTTTCAATTGAAACAGTTGGCCACTACAAATTTTCTGATAAACTTTACCCTATTCCTCTTGGGTCAGCTTGGAGTTTCTTACGGCTGGTATTTCAAGTTGAAACAGTTGATTTGGTTTTATCTCGTAGGCATAGccagaattttttgttttgttttaagaTTTCTTTCTGAAGATTTTGCGGCATTTTCAGTGAGATGCAAAATTGTACGTCATTCAACTCTGTTTTGCTCTATTCATGAACGATCCACTGACAACCTAACAGTTTTTGCCTTACTATCAATCTTAACTCCAACGATCAAGCGAAATAGATGAAATCGCGAACTTGTAactaaatataaacaaaaaaacgtTTACAGGTGACGGTCGTGTTCTCTACTTTATAAACAACGAAAACAAAGGAACATTCTTGAAGGGTGTGAACTACAAGAAGCGTCAATGGCCGGTGATGGATTTATACGGGCGAGTCATACAGATTACAATTGTTGACGACGAAACAGCTGCGCAAGGAAATGCAAGTTTTTCAACAAATGACTCTGATGGTAggtctctctctctctctctttgaACATAAGCTTCATATTTGAAATTAGGACTCGCTTGTATTCGTATGTCTCCAACGCTTAACATTTGTGATTTGACTATCGCATGTCTCCCTGATAGATTATTTCTTTCATACTAAATTCTAACGCAAAAAtaataggaaaatattttaattttttcattagagACAAACATATCCCGATATCTCGTTCCAATTTCCGCTGATTTATTTTATCCACGAGCACACTTACGCATGACATTCGGTataattctttttaaattttgtatggGATTTTTCTGACATTGCGGAGCTATATTGATCTTTTGGGACAGTGATTTCAAACCACAGTTGTGCGGAACAgttcatatataaatatagggtactcctgaagtatgcgcaccaagatgtcgcacaacctgaaccctaacctggtacacaacctgacttcaggttgtgcgccatcttggtgcgcatacttcaggaggttcaATTATAGTATAGTATTCAAATAACCAAAGACGATGAAACTATTGCGCAGGAGTTTATCGAGATTTTGGAATGTTTCATTCGTGTCCCCCTCCatcgaaaatgtcaaaaaaacaCTGCATTAGACTTtcgtataaatttatttatgaattgccttttttgtttcagacGAAGACGGAGGGCACGGAACCACGGCCGAAATTCAAGATGCCAGATCTTGTGGTTTTCACGAAACATGCGGGAGAAATATTAGGTAATAAGgaagaaaaatttacaattcACTTCATTTATACACGGCATTTTCACGCCATTTATCCCGAACAAGGCACTGTATGAGCAGTCACTGATACGTACGCTGCTACTGTCGGAATTTTTCTTATAGGTATGATTATTAGCGTTATTGCACCTAAGGTGAGGCGATCCCAACACTCTaaccctgacatgggcaaactacgtcTTGCGcaccaaatccggcccgttgggtaattcaatttggcccgcctgatgctgcctcaaccaaactaaaaccaaatattGACGTTTCAGCTAAAATAACCTAAGAAATTTGTTGGAATTGCAATTTAATTTAGTTTcggcacaaggcttattgtttttcacttttactTTTGTACCACTATAAATATTGTTTACCAAATGTTacttttacatcacacttacatggcccgccagtctagatgggcaaattTTCTGGCCCCAGATCCTataaccttgcccacccctgctttaaCCTTTAGGTAATTTAAGCAGCATTATTGCAAGTAAGTAGTGGGGAGCGTTAGGCTCGTTGAAGTTTTAGGGTTTGGATCGCGTGAcactcagggtgtaataaattgcgtAGCTAATGCTGTACAACTAGAAAAATTTTCGAATGTACCATAAAATAGGTTTCCTGGCTTCTTTTACAGAGAGTTGTTAGGAGCGAAAACGCAGTTTAAAAGAACTAAGTAAGAATTATgcgaacgttttttttttcacaaagaGCAATACACAATTATATTTCCAGTATTTTCATTATCCTTGTGGAATGTATATTTCGTTTTATACTTCGATAGGATGGATGCCAGAAGATGCATCGCCAAGAGAGTCGATTCATTCTGGAATTCATTAACATTCCTGTCTGAATCATTGAGACCTCATGACCTCATCTACGTTGAGATTGCAAAGGCAAACACAAATTATGCAGGTGAGTGTTTTATGGTTAATTAGAGCGGAGTTGTATTTTCGGCTCGACATGGGCTAGCTACCCAACAAGGGTCGTGATTTGATCTTATCGATTTTCCTCTCCCacatgataaatatgaaaaaataaaatatatatatcattgttTGTGACTGTTTTTGTCAAGTTGCAACTTGCAACACCCTCTTTTCAATCGTCCTATCGTCGTCTATgcgcaaaataaaaatttcatttcgaaATTGAATGTTAATGAGATCAAATTTTCTTCCAATGGTCAGAGTGTGTACGCATAATTTGTATGGAAGTTAAACTAGCCAATCTGATAAATAGATACAGGGATTATTTTGGCAAATGTATTTCTCTcatcattgttgtaaactgcctGTTTTAAGAAGACTGGTTTGGCACAATTTGTATGGTGGCAATAAAAACctaataatttaattaaaccTGATTAAAATAACAGGAGCGCTCGGAGTCGGCGTAACAAATGTGAATCCTGCTTCAATAAATATACACGAACTTCCGGACAACGCTGATCTGCTTACGAAAAATACGTCACAATACTGGAACATGTCACGTGATGTTGAAACTTGTGAAGgtacaatttaaatttttttgatcgATTGCCGTGGTTTATTCATCTCACTAAGCTTTtatggtacttccgtagtatgtgtatcaggtcaaggttaggccataattttattctaatttttttttatatattatttgtattatgagttcggggactaatgtgttagccaattgagtataccccctgcccataagtttcaattccttatcacaacttgatgttaagtaggcaaacaatattagttaccttcatattggtgcACACATTTCTGAAGCGCCctaaaaacaataacaataaaaaaaaacgatcggggctcccgaagtatgcgaactaagatggcggacatcggaatgtaatatgtgtaccaggttagggttaggccataattttaggtataaatactacgggaggctcttggctagtcttcgaactgataataaaactaaaataaggaaaatcggaaaaaaattatcacctaaccctaacctgttacccatgttacgttccgatgtccgccatcttggttcgcatacttcgggagcaccatcgATCATTATGTACACTTTGTGTCTCacaaataattatatttattttcaggtgATCAGCTGGGATTTGAAATGAATACTGACGGCCGAATAACGTGCAGTAAAAATGGCGAATGTGCCATTTCTCACTTGAATGCTGACCTCAGCAGAAAACCGTTATGGCTAGCATTTGATGTGTATGGCAGCACCACAACAATAAGACTAATGGGTAAGATTATGGCGTTAATCGGCCAGTTAGGCGTTGGTCTTAGATATGTTGGTGTTACTTGTTAATAAAGATATAAAGTACCtacttaccgtgtttccccaaaaataggTGTCAACGCATGTCTTAATTAAGATAACCaacaaccaaaatttttgtttgtgcAACTACTAAAAAGTCTATGTTAAATGAAAATGCgacccgcggtttcacccagttacttgtatatGGCCCTCCTGTATCAAATGTTGCATACCCCTGATCTAAAGTCTCTTTGGTGAACTTGGACTAACTCTATTCCCAGGAATCATACGAGCTTACGATCCATCGATTCCACCCCATGAGCAAGAGAGGCGATATACGCTAAACATAGATGACGTCATAGCTTCTGATGACGACACAGAATGTATGATGTGCTTCAAGAAAGATCGACAGAGAAACTGCGCCATTCAACCATGCGGTCACGTGACTCTGTGCTCCTGGTGCGCCATCACTTGCATGGTTAAACAATCGCTCAGGTATTTCCgattatttcaattattattttcattttaggaGCCATGTTCACTACACGACGTAAGCACTTCTAGTTGTCGTGGCATAGCCATTTTTGCACATGTAATTCCTAACCACTACCTGACTACGTCCGTTAAACTACTCCACTACAACGTTACAGTAACGTTATAAGACCCTACGAAGACTGgtgggagcgatacgaccatacgatCACCTAGGTCAGCTTCCTAAATCCGCATTTCCCGACACCTGTCATTTCGATACGTATCACAGAAAGTTTAATgttgaattcatttttgttactgAAGTGACGAACAAAATACCTCTGACTCTGACAGAAAAAAGACAACCCAATAGAATAGaccaaattatttcaattttactttaCCTATACCTAAAGATGTCGCTAGAGAGCTATtgcataatatttttaattctcaTTTGAGTATCGTATCAATATTTTACAACGAATTTCGCTGGTTTTTATAATTCACGGGCCCACTTTCATATGGCGTTCATATGGCGATGTATTAAGGGGAAAATCACCAATTTTCTGTCTGATGTTCAGATTCATCGTTTGCCCGATATGTGGAGGACCGGTTCGCGATGTCATAAAGATTCTATCAAATAACAATAGAAGAGAATCCTTGCTGCAAATGCTCATTGACGAACCGGAATAAAATGTGTTTAGTGTTGCCAGATTTGAGATTATTACCCATATATTGTCCTGAATACtttgaaatgttgaaattttgctTTCTTCTATGTGGCGTTCTGATGAGGCCTTGCATTAGAAGCCACTGATATGTCGAAATTACTCTTTTGAGTTGGACGGGAAATTTCTTCAGTTTTTTGTGATGCAGCTTGAActgaataatttattaaaatgtgCTCGgctatcaattttaaaatgcaagAAAAT is from Styela clava chromosome 9, kaStyClav1.hap1.2, whole genome shotgun sequence and encodes:
- the LOC120329608 gene encoding protein neuralized-like; the protein is MTLDVITRSHQPSNRLRIIGNDDDVIEREKELRLPLHKRLEFVAGFDIHQLVRDARQHRHTLHTREGFYLSTSPSELATLFQRSPTRGTFRSSTRASIKSAKRLMTSAKSSQNSTTSSSKQSANTNTSSSGSNQTLPSSPDINSDLLRFDHIHGANVTLSCDRYTATRRHNSFCDGIVLGHRPIKVGERIHFRFNKVRRDWRGGFRLGFTTQNPSTLSTNTLPSYAVPDLSRKSRFWAVPVPDKYVAKNNLFSVLLQRDGRVLYFINNENKGTFLKGVNYKKRQWPVMDLYGRVIQITIVDDETAAQGNASFSTNDSDDEDGGHGTTAEIQDARSCGFHETCGRNIRMDARRCIAKRVDSFWNSLTFLSESLRPHDLIYVEIAKANTNYAGALGVGVTNVNPASINIHELPDNADLLTKNTSQYWNMSRDVETCEGDQLGFEMNTDGRITCSKNGECAISHLNADLSRKPLWLAFDVYGSTTTIRLMGIIRAYDPSIPPHEQERRYTLNIDDVIASDDDTECMMCFKKDRQRNCAIQPCGHVTLCSWCAITCMVKQSLRFIVCPICGGPVRDVIKILSNNNRRESLLQMLIDEPE